GCCCGGCACGTGCATCTGGTGCCACTCATCGGTCACGCCGTAGGCGGTGGCGATGAGCCAGGCCGCCAGGAGCGCGCGCCGCGTGACGCCCGACCACCGCCCGCCCGCCGCCGCCCGCAGCGTCACCAGGGCCAGGCCGGCGTAGCCGGTCATGTGCAGGACCGTGTCTGAAAACCACGAGCCGACGGGCCCGGGCACCGAACTCAGGGACGAGCCGTAGAAGATCGCCGCCATGTAGAGGGCGACCGGGGTCCAGAGGGGGATCAAAGCGGGAGCGCGCGCATCAGCCATCCCAACACGAGGGCCGCGCCGACGAAGCTGCCAAACAGCGAGAGGCCCATCTTCACCTGGTCCGTGGGCGTCTCTTTCGCGATGGTCGCAAAGATCAGCGAGACAAACGCCGCAAACAGGACCAGGAGGCCGAAGTGGCTGGTCATTACTTGCGGCCCAGCCGGACGTCGTAAGCGTCGATCACCACCAGGGTATTCAGGAGCCCCGACACGATCAGAAACGCGTTGCCGTATTCATAGGAGGCG
This genomic interval from Vicinamibacterales bacterium contains the following:
- a CDS encoding VanZ family protein, whose product is MIPLWTPVALYMAAIFYGSSLSSVPGPVGSWFSDTVLHMTGYAGLALVTLRAAAGGRWSGVTRRALLAAWLIATAYGVTDEWHQMHVPGRTAELRDLGNDATGALLALGVAGAWGIMKAAPRAD